The Apium graveolens cultivar Ventura chromosome 11, ASM990537v1, whole genome shotgun sequence genome has a window encoding:
- the LOC141696167 gene encoding uncharacterized protein LOC141696167, giving the protein MVTVESQGHSGGVAFLWRNKEEASLRSLSKNHIDLDITIQGWQRFRLTGLYGEPDRAKRKETWQLIRNLSTTSSLPWVLIGDMNNVLSQTDKKGGRMYPSWLIQGFKEVLEDCNLVDMELLGYPYTWERGHGTDDWVEIQLDRAVASTSFLQQFQEAKLTNMEVTTSDHCPLLLEPVVMIKSGTFTKRFRFENAWLREPMCKSIVEDIWNNSTGKSWQEKIIACSNNLAVWGKEITGSFRDRIQNCKKVIKIVRGRRDEASIKLYQEECTKLSEIYV; this is encoded by the coding sequence ATGGTTACAGTGGAGTCACAAGGTCATAGTGGAGGTGTTGCATTCTTGTGGAGGAATAAGGAGGAAGCTTCGTTAAGGTCTCTCAGTAAAAATCATATTGATTTGGACATTACCATTCAGGGGTGGCAAAGGTTCAGATTGACAGGGTTATATGGGGAACCTGATCGAGCAAAACGCAAAGAAACATGGCAGCTTATAAGGAATCTGTCAACGACATCTAGTCTCCCTTGGGTGTTGATTGGAGACATGAATAATGTCCTTAGTCAAACAGATAAAAAGGGTGGAAGAATGTATCCGAGTTGGCTTATTCAAGGGTTTAAAGAGGTTTTGGAGGATTGCAATTTGGTGGATATGGAGTTATTAGGATACCCGTACACTTGGGAACGTGGGCACGGAACTGATGACTGGGTAGAGATTCAGCTGGATAGAGCAGTAGCAAGTACAAGTTTTTTACAGCAATTTCAAGAAGCTAAGCTTACAAACATGGAGGTTACTACGTCTGATCACTGTCCGTTACTTCTTGAGCCCGTGGTCATGATAAAGTCTGGTACGTTTACCAAAAGGTTTAGGTTCGAAAACGCCTGGTTACGCGAACCTATGTGCAAAAGTATTGTGGAGGATATATGGAATAATAGCACAGGTAAATCATGGCAAGAAAAAATCATTGCTTGCTCGAATAATCTGGCGGTGTGGGGAAAGGAAATTACTGGGAGTTTTAGGGATCGAATTCAGAATTGTAAAAAGGTGATTAAGATTGTTAGAGGAAGAAGGGACGAAGCCTCTATTAAGCTGTACCAGGAAGAGTGCACAAAGTTGTCTGAAATTTATGTGTAG
- the LOC141696166 gene encoding uncharacterized protein LOC141696166 — MVCWALWKARNELVWDQKGREVTEIITSAATVLNQWSNAQDKNFDCFLGFITQEEGDEQWTLPTQDTIKLNTDAAIFEELNRYSFSLVARNHRGEIVDALAKCHQGTIRPEMAEIMRIREALSWVKTQPGKGFVVETDSLVAVQAI; from the coding sequence ATGGTTTGCTGGGCATTGTGGAAAGCCAGGAACGAGTTAGTTTGGGATCAAAAGGGTAGAGAAGTTACAGAGATTATAACATCAGCTGCAACGGTTCTTAATCAATGGAGTAATGCTCAAGATAAAAACTTTGACTGCTTTCTGGGGTTTATTACGCAGGAAGAAGGTGATGAGCAATGGACTTTACCAACTCAGGATACGATTAAGTTAAACACTGATGCTGCAATCTTTGAAGAGCTCAACCGTTATAGTTTCTCATTAGTTGCTCGTAATCATAGAGGGGAAATAGTTGATGCTTTAGCCAAATGTCATCAGGGTACCATACGACCAGAGATGGCAGAGATTATGAGGATAAGAGAAGCTCTAAGCTGGGTCAAGACACAACCAGGTAAGGGTTTTGTGGTCGAAACAGATAGCTTAGTGGCTGTGCAGGCAATTTGA